Part of the Caldalkalibacillus thermarum genome, CGGAGGGTTTAAATCCCTTGATTGTTGGTTTTCTTATTGTTGCAATTGGTTTGTCACTTGGGGGAACCACCGGATATGCCATTAATCCTGCTCGTGATTTAGGGCCCAGAATCGCCCATTTCCTGCTTCCTATTCCCGGTAAGGGTGATTCAAATTGGGGGTATGCCTGGATCCCTGTCATTGGTCCGCTTATTGGCGGGGTTTTGGGGGCCTATTTTTATAAATTGGTTTTTGAAAACGGTTCTAGTGGAGCAGTGATTGGCTTTGTTGCAGCCTTGACCATCTTAGCTTTGTTTGTCCGGCTGCGCTCCTCTTCCGTTGGCGATGAAGAAAAAAGATGCATGGACTCTCGTCCTAATTAGGGGATGATGAAAAGGAAGCTTTAGCCTTTATTGAAGCCTTTCTTCAAATAGGTTAAGAATTATTTTCTAGTTACAAAACAAGGAGTGAGCAAAATGGATAAAAAGTATATCTTAGCCCTTGATCAAGGGACCACCAGTTCCCGGGCCATTCTGTTTGACAAGCAAGGTCAAATTGTGGGCATCGCCCAGAAAGAATTTGAACAAATTTACCCCCAACCGGGTTGGGTGGAGCATGATCCCATGGAAATCTGGGGCACACAGAGCGGGGTAGCCAGAGAGGTACTGGAGCGTACGGGGATTAAACCTCAAGAGGTGGCTGCCATTGGCATTACCAATCAAAGGGAAACCACGGTGGTGTGGGATAAACAAACCGGCAAACCCATTTATAACGCCATTGTCTGGCAAGACCGGCGCACGGCTGATATCTGTGATGAACTGAAACAAAAAGGGTTGGAAGAATACATTAAAGAAAATACAGGCCTTGTTATTGATGCCTATTTCTCTGGAACAAAAGTGAAGTGGATTCTGGATCATGTGGAGGGGGCGAGAGAGAAAGCTGAGGCGGGAGAGCTCCTCTTTGGCACCATCGATTCCTGGCTGATTTGGAAACTGACCGGAGGCCGGGCCCATGTGACCGATTATTCCAACGCTTCCCGCACCATGTTGTATAACATTAAAGAGTTGGCTTGGGATGAGCGGTTGCTTAAGGAGCTGGATATTCCGTCTTCTGTTTTGCCGGAGGTGAAGCCGTCCAGCCATGTGTATGGCGTGACTGACCCGTCTACGTTTGGTGGAGCCCAGATTCCCATTGCTGGAGTAGCGGGGGACCAGCAGGCAGCATTGTTTGGCCAAACCTGCTTTGAAGAGGGGATGGCCAAAAACACCTACGGCACAGGATGCTTTCTGCTGATGAACACCGGTGAATCTCCTGTCAT contains:
- the glpK gene encoding glycerol kinase GlpK, which gives rise to MDKKYILALDQGTTSSRAILFDKQGQIVGIAQKEFEQIYPQPGWVEHDPMEIWGTQSGVAREVLERTGIKPQEVAAIGITNQRETTVVWDKQTGKPIYNAIVWQDRRTADICDELKQKGLEEYIKENTGLVIDAYFSGTKVKWILDHVEGAREKAEAGELLFGTIDSWLIWKLTGGRAHVTDYSNASRTMLYNIKELAWDERLLKELDIPSSVLPEVKPSSHVYGVTDPSTFGGAQIPIAGVAGDQQAALFGQTCFEEGMAKNTYGTGCFLLMNTGESPVISQSGLLTTIAWGIDGKVEYALEGSIFIAGAAVQWLRDGLKLIDSAPDSEYYATKVDDTGGVYVVPAFAGLGAPYWDMYARGAIFGLTRGTRKEHIIRATLESLAYQTKDVLDAMQKDADLKLKTLKVDGGAVTNNFLMQFQADILGVNVERPKVTETTALGAAYLAGLEVGFWNKDEIIHNAQLDTTFQPHMSAEKRDTLYKKWQKAVKRTMNWEKYEE